A genomic window from Scomber scombrus chromosome 18, fScoSco1.1, whole genome shotgun sequence includes:
- the LOC133999723 gene encoding mitochondrial glycine transporter A-like has protein sequence MELSLAHPAIKAFMCGSVSGTCSTLLFQPLDLVKTRLQTLQSNMQPGSGRVGMVTVLLNVVRTERLLGLWKGISPSFARTIPGVGLYFSTYFSLKQHYFQEKSPGAMEAVLLGGGARTVAGILMLPVTVIKTRFECGRYSYGSVTGALRSVCQTEGPAALFSGMMPTLLRDVPFSGIYVMFYSQTKASLPKEISTSVYAPLANFSCGVLAGVLASLITQPADVVKTHVQVNPQLRAAEAIRYIYMEHGLQGFFRGAVPRSLRRTMMAAMAWTVYEQMMAHMGLKS, from the exons ATGGAGCTGTCACTG GCTCACCCAGCTATCAAAGCCTTCATGTGTGGCTCCGTCAGCGGGACCTGCTCCACGCTACTGTTCCAGCCTCTCGACCTGGTCAAGACCCGCCTGCAGACGCTACAGAGCAACATGCAGCCCGG TTCGGGCAGGGTGGGGATGGTGACGGTGCTCCTGAACGTGGTGCGGACAGAGAGGCTGCTGGGACTGTGGAAAGGAATTTCACCG TCTTTTGCACGGACCATCCCAGGTGTGGGGCTCTACTTCAGCACCTACTTCTCTCTAAAGCAGCACTACTTCCAGGAGAAGAGCCCGGGGGCCATGGAGGCTGTGCTGCTGGGAGGCGGGGCCAGGACGGTGGCAGGGATCTTAATGCTGCCAGTCACTGTCATCAAGACTCGCTTTGAG TGCGGCAGGTACAGTTACGGTAGTGTGACCGGTGCTCTGCGCAGTGTGTGTCAGACTGAAGGTCCTGCCGCTCTGTTCTCAGGCATGATGCCCACGCTCCTCAGAGACGTTCCATTCTCTGGTATCTACGTCATGTTCTACAGCCAGACCAAGGCCTCGCTGCCAAAGG AGATAAGCACGTCAGTTTATGCTCCTCTGGCTAACTTCAGCTGTGGAGTCCTGGCTGGTGTGCTGGCCTCTCTGATCACGCAGCCTGCTGATGTCGTCAAAACACACGTCCAGGTGAATCCTCAGCTGAGGGCGGCAGAGGCTATCAGATACATCTACATG gaacATGGACTCCAGGGGTTCTTCAGAGGGGCTGTTCCACGGTCGCTGAGGAGGACCATGATGGCCGCCATGGCGTGGACAGTGTATGAGCAGATGATGGCCCATATGGGACTGAAGTCCTGA